CGCGGCACGACGGTAAGCTGCGGCGCGGGCGTGGACGCAGCGGCACCGGGCGTGGTCTCAGGCATCGGCCGGAAGTTCAGAGGGTTGGGCATAAGGGCGTCCAATCGAGTGATAGTCGATGCCGAGCTCGGTCATCGCGTCCGGTTCATACAAGTTGCGTCCGTCGAAAATCAGCGGCGACTTCAGCACCGATTTCAGATGGACGAAGTCCGGACTCTTGAATTCTTTCCATTCGGTCACGATCACGAGGGCGTCGGCGCCCGTAAGCGTTTCGTCCTGCGTGGTCGCAAAGGCGAGACGCGCGAACTGGTCCGGTGCGTCATGCAGATCCATGGCGAACACGCGGCGCGCTTCGGTCACCGCGACCGGATCGTACGCGCGCACGTGGGCGCCGCGCGCCAGCAGTTCCGCGATCAGGCGGCGGCTCGGCGCCTCGCGCATGTCGTCGGTATTGGGCTTGAACGCAAGCCCCCACACCGCGAACGTGCGGCCGCTCAGATCGTTGCCGAGCTTGCTCGTGATCTTTTGCACCAGCACGTCTTTCTGCCTGTCGTTCACTTCTTCGACCGCTTCCAGAATGCGCAGATTGTGGCCGCTTTCGCTGGCCGTGCGGATCAGCGCCTGGACGTCTTTAGGGAAGCACGAGCCGCCGTAGCCACAACCCGCATACAGGAAGTGATAGCCGATCCGCGGATCGGAGCCGATGCCGCGGCGCACCGCTTCGATATCCGCGCCGACGCGATCGGCCAGATTCGACATTTCGTTCATGAACGAGATGCGCGTGGCGAGCATCGCATTCGCGGCGTATTTCGTGAATTCGGCCGAGCGCACGTCCATGTACAGCGTGCGTTCGTGATTGCGGTTGAACGGCGCGTACAGACGCTTCATCAGTTCGCGCGCGCGCAAGCCGGCTTCGTCTTCGTCAAGGCCGATCACAATGCGGTCGGGGCGCATGAAGTCGTCGACCGCCGCGCCTTCCTTCAGGAATTCCGGATTGGACACCACCGAGAAGCGATGTTGCGCGCTGCCGGCAAGTCCG
This genomic stretch from Paraburkholderia dioscoreae harbors:
- a CDS encoding UDP-glucose dehydrogenase family protein, whose protein sequence is MKITIIGTGYVGLVTGACLAEIGHDVFCLDVDPRKIEILNNGGVPIHEPGLQEMIARTRAARRITFSTDVEASVAHGDVQFIAVGTPPDEDGSADLQYVLEAARNIGRTMNGFKVIVDKSTVPVGTAQRVRAVVEEELAKRGLAGSAQHRFSVVSNPEFLKEGAAVDDFMRPDRIVIGLDEDEAGLRARELMKRLYAPFNRNHERTLYMDVRSAEFTKYAANAMLATRISFMNEMSNLADRVGADIEAVRRGIGSDPRIGYHFLYAGCGYGGSCFPKDVQALIRTASESGHNLRILEAVEEVNDRQKDVLVQKITSKLGNDLSGRTFAVWGLAFKPNTDDMREAPSRRLIAELLARGAHVRAYDPVAVTEARRVFAMDLHDAPDQFARLAFATTQDETLTGADALVIVTEWKEFKSPDFVHLKSVLKSPLIFDGRNLYEPDAMTELGIDYHSIGRPYAQPSELPADA